In Actinoplanes derwentensis, the following proteins share a genomic window:
- a CDS encoding ATP-binding protein — protein sequence MAPVRSRGRAENDEGFQVPADIITVAEFGQLLRRLRRRQARNAGSKELTYRQLAERTGWSHGIVGEYLAGRVLPPTDRLDVLVRLLGATPAEQGQFATARDRLEEQRRPGTATRAPVPRELPAPSGTFAARTAEMSRLDAMLPDRRPVVISGMAGVGKTTLALHWARGVADRFPDGQLYLNLRGFHPAGAVGTHEALQQLLGSLGVPPERLPASPEAQERLYRTMLSGRRSLVVLDNVADAEHVRPLLPPEGCLCVLTSRDHLTGLIVAEGAQSLTLQPFGVPDGRELLARRLGADRLAGDDTAVGRIVAACGGLPLALALVAARATIHPTFELAEIAARLDQAAGGLSALRSDDVNTDVRAAFSCSYRLLADAGQRMFRLLGLHPGPDVSDRAAAALAGTTPGEARAVLDDLARAQLLTEHRPGRYVSHDLLRAYAAELTAEADPPAERRAAQLRLMNYMVSAACEAAITINPLRKPLTPGAGEPYDSEAHAMAWFRDEHQVLLAVFRLAASLGADRLTWRLAWGIGEFLDRNGSLQDWTAVQSTALAAAERLDDPAAQAFSHRVLANGCIRLDRPHDALSHLARALDLYLSLDDLADAATTLYLTAWAHSLRGDWPQAIDHGERAIALARRADDPVVLGLALNMAGHLHAEQGRYDVTLDRCGEAARLQRAIGHRVGLSATLDTLGVAHQALGRPELAVEHYREGMRLHAELGDRYNEADMAVRLGDAYAAVADHTAAAGTWQRGLAVIEAMDHPAEAGLRERLAALG from the coding sequence GTGGCTCCGGTCCGTTCGCGCGGCCGGGCGGAGAACGACGAAGGGTTCCAGGTGCCGGCCGACATCATCACCGTGGCGGAGTTCGGACAGTTGCTCCGCCGGCTCCGGCGCCGGCAGGCCCGCAACGCCGGCAGCAAGGAGTTGACGTACCGGCAGCTGGCCGAGCGGACCGGATGGTCGCACGGGATCGTCGGGGAATACCTGGCCGGGCGAGTGCTGCCGCCGACCGACCGCCTCGATGTCCTCGTCCGGCTGCTCGGCGCCACACCGGCGGAACAGGGCCAGTTCGCGACCGCCCGGGACCGGCTGGAGGAACAGCGCCGCCCGGGGACCGCCACCCGCGCCCCGGTGCCCCGGGAACTGCCCGCACCGTCGGGGACGTTCGCCGCCCGCACCGCGGAGATGTCCCGGCTGGACGCGATGTTGCCCGACCGGCGCCCGGTGGTGATCAGCGGGATGGCGGGCGTCGGCAAGACGACCCTGGCCCTGCACTGGGCGCGCGGCGTCGCCGACCGTTTCCCGGACGGCCAGTTGTACCTGAACCTGCGCGGTTTCCACCCGGCCGGCGCGGTCGGCACCCACGAAGCCCTGCAACAGCTCCTCGGCTCGCTCGGCGTGCCGCCGGAACGGCTCCCGGCGAGCCCGGAGGCTCAGGAACGTTTGTACCGCACGATGCTCAGCGGCCGGCGGTCGCTGGTGGTCCTTGACAACGTCGCCGACGCCGAGCACGTCCGGCCGCTGCTGCCGCCGGAGGGCTGCCTCTGCGTGCTGACCAGCCGTGATCATCTGACCGGCCTGATCGTGGCCGAGGGCGCCCAGTCGTTGACCCTGCAGCCGTTCGGCGTTCCGGACGGCCGGGAGCTGCTGGCCCGCAGACTGGGCGCGGACCGGCTCGCCGGCGACGACACCGCGGTCGGCCGTATCGTCGCAGCCTGCGGTGGCCTCCCGCTGGCGCTGGCCCTGGTCGCCGCCCGGGCCACGATCCATCCGACCTTCGAGCTGGCGGAGATCGCCGCGCGGCTGGATCAGGCTGCCGGTGGACTGTCCGCGTTGCGCAGCGACGACGTGAACACCGATGTCCGGGCCGCGTTCTCCTGCTCCTACCGCCTGCTTGCGGACGCCGGGCAGCGCATGTTCCGGCTGCTCGGGCTGCATCCGGGGCCCGACGTGTCCGACCGTGCCGCGGCTGCCCTGGCCGGGACGACACCGGGCGAGGCCCGCGCCGTCCTCGACGATCTCGCCCGCGCCCAGCTCCTCACCGAGCACCGGCCGGGCCGCTACGTCTCCCACGACCTGCTGCGCGCCTACGCCGCGGAACTGACCGCCGAGGCCGATCCACCTGCTGAACGCCGGGCGGCGCAGCTCCGGCTGATGAATTACATGGTGTCCGCGGCGTGCGAGGCCGCCATCACGATCAACCCGCTGCGTAAACCCCTCACACCCGGAGCCGGGGAACCGTACGACAGCGAGGCGCACGCGATGGCCTGGTTCCGCGACGAGCATCAGGTGCTGCTCGCCGTCTTCCGGCTCGCGGCCAGCCTCGGGGCGGATCGTCTCACCTGGCGACTCGCCTGGGGCATCGGCGAATTCCTCGACCGCAACGGCAGCCTGCAGGACTGGACCGCGGTCCAGTCCACCGCGCTCGCCGCGGCGGAACGCCTGGACGACCCCGCCGCCCAGGCGTTCTCCCACCGGGTCCTCGCCAACGGCTGCATCCGGCTGGACCGGCCGCACGACGCGCTCAGTCACCTGGCCCGGGCCCTCGACCTGTATCTGTCGCTGGACGACCTGGCCGACGCCGCGACGACCCTCTACCTGACGGCCTGGGCCCACAGCCTCAGAGGCGACTGGCCGCAGGCCATCGACCACGGTGAACGGGCCATCGCCCTGGCCCGCCGCGCCGACGACCCGGTGGTGCTGGGCCTGGCCCTGAACATGGCCGGGCACCTGCACGCCGAACAGGGTCGGTACGACGTCACGCTGGACCGTTGCGGGGAGGCGGCCCGGTTGCAACGCGCGATCGGCCACCGGGTCGGGCTGTCCGCGACCCTGGACACCCTCGGTGTCGCCCACCAGGCGCTCGGCCGTCCCGAACTGGCCGTCGAACACTACCGCGAGGGGATGCGGCTGCACGCCGAGCTGGGTGACCGGTACAACGAGGCGGACATGGCGGTGCGACTCGGCGACGCGTACGCCGCGGTCGCCGACCACACCGCCGCCGCCGGGACCTGGCAGCGCGGGCTCGCCGTCATCGAGGCCATGGACCATCCCGCCGAGGCCGGTCTCCGCGAGCGCCTCGCCGCCCTGGGGTGA
- a CDS encoding MFS transporter, with protein sequence MPRLYQAAPSVIPAATRTSPATPRTTFAVLAAAAAAFALMQSLLTPVLPTIQRDLHTTTGTVTWVLTAWLLAASVATPLMGRIADIIGKDRTLLVALGAIALGCLIAALAPSIGVLIAARVLQGLGAAVFPVSFGIIRDEFPPDRVASAIGTMAAVIATGSGIGIVLAGPIVGFLDWRWLFWIPMAVVTLVTVAAWRIVPASPVRSPGRVNIVSAVLLAGWLVALLLPLSKGAVWGWSSGRTLILFGLALVLLAAWLVAELRSAEPLIDMRMMRLPTVWATNLSALLFGAAMFGVFAFLPQLIQIPTISGYGFGATVTGAGLLMAPMLVAMAIFGSLSGPLTRWVSNKAQLLWGSAMGTLSCLTLALAHDEKWTVVLAAAIFGVGLGLIYSSMVNLIVQSVPRHQTGAASGMNTNIRTIGASIGTAVVSAVVTAHPGAHGLPAESGYTMSFLILAGAAAAAFAVALLVPAPVVEPVAANFMATA encoded by the coding sequence ATGCCTCGACTTTATCAGGCCGCGCCATCGGTGATCCCCGCCGCGACGCGGACCTCACCGGCCACGCCGCGAACGACCTTCGCCGTGCTCGCCGCGGCGGCAGCGGCGTTCGCGCTGATGCAGAGCCTGCTCACCCCGGTCCTGCCGACCATCCAGCGGGACCTGCACACCACCACCGGCACCGTCACCTGGGTGCTGACCGCCTGGCTCCTCGCCGCCTCGGTCGCCACCCCACTGATGGGCCGGATCGCCGACATCATCGGCAAGGACCGCACCCTGCTCGTCGCGCTCGGCGCCATCGCACTCGGCTGCCTGATCGCCGCGCTCGCCCCCAGCATCGGCGTGCTGATCGCCGCCCGCGTGCTCCAAGGCCTCGGCGCCGCCGTGTTCCCGGTGTCGTTCGGGATCATCCGCGACGAGTTCCCGCCGGACCGGGTCGCCTCCGCGATCGGCACGATGGCCGCCGTGATCGCCACCGGCAGCGGTATCGGCATCGTGCTGGCCGGGCCGATCGTCGGCTTCCTCGACTGGCGCTGGCTGTTCTGGATCCCGATGGCCGTGGTCACGCTCGTCACGGTGGCGGCGTGGCGGATCGTCCCCGCGTCCCCGGTGCGCAGCCCCGGACGCGTCAACATCGTGTCGGCCGTGCTGCTGGCCGGCTGGCTGGTCGCCCTGCTGCTTCCGCTCAGCAAAGGAGCCGTCTGGGGCTGGTCGTCCGGGCGTACGCTGATCCTCTTCGGTCTTGCCCTGGTCCTGCTCGCCGCGTGGCTGGTCGCCGAGTTGCGCTCCGCCGAGCCGCTGATCGACATGCGGATGATGCGCCTGCCCACGGTCTGGGCCACCAACCTGTCCGCGCTGCTCTTCGGGGCCGCGATGTTCGGTGTCTTCGCCTTCCTCCCCCAGCTGATTCAAATTCCGACGATCAGCGGGTACGGGTTCGGCGCCACCGTCACCGGAGCCGGCCTGCTGATGGCCCCGATGCTGGTCGCGATGGCGATCTTCGGTTCCTTGAGCGGTCCCCTCACCCGATGGGTCAGCAACAAGGCGCAGCTGCTGTGGGGTTCCGCGATGGGCACCCTGTCCTGCCTGACACTGGCCCTGGCACATGACGAGAAGTGGACGGTCGTACTGGCCGCCGCGATCTTCGGGGTCGGGCTGGGCCTGATCTACTCGTCGATGGTCAACCTGATCGTGCAGAGCGTCCCCCGGCACCAGACCGGCGCCGCCAGCGGCATGAACACCAACATCCGTACCATCGGCGCCTCGATCGGCACGGCCGTGGTCAGCGCGGTGGTCACCGCCCACCCCGGCGCCCACGGCCTGCCCGCCGAGTCCGGTTACACGATGTCGTTCCTGATCCTGGCCGGTGCGGCCGCGGCCGCCTTCGCGGTGGCCCTGCTGGTCCCCGCACCCGTGGTGGAGCCGGTCGCGGCGAACTTCATGGCCACCGCGTAG
- a CDS encoding ThuA domain-containing protein — MNVLIVRGGWTGHEPVACTDQFRGFLESRDFTVTVADTLDVYTDKAILDAADLIVQCWTRGDLTAEQEDGLVGRVRAGAGFAGWHGGIIAFGYQAARYQFMVGGRFVCHPGGLIDHTVDFTADHPITAGLDSFAVHTEQYYCHVDPSLNVLATTTFDGAHDEPDTAGVVMPVVWTRHFGKGRVFVSTLGHSPADLKVPQIQTLTERGLLWAATSN; from the coding sequence ATGAACGTGTTGATCGTCCGCGGCGGATGGACCGGCCACGAGCCGGTAGCCTGCACCGACCAGTTCCGGGGATTCCTCGAGTCGCGGGACTTCACGGTGACCGTCGCCGACACTCTCGACGTCTACACCGACAAGGCGATCCTCGACGCCGCTGACCTGATCGTGCAGTGCTGGACCCGGGGCGACCTCACCGCCGAACAGGAGGACGGGCTGGTCGGCCGAGTGCGCGCCGGGGCCGGTTTCGCCGGATGGCACGGCGGGATCATCGCGTTCGGCTATCAGGCGGCCCGTTACCAGTTCATGGTCGGCGGCCGTTTCGTCTGCCACCCCGGCGGCCTCATCGACCACACGGTCGACTTCACCGCCGACCACCCGATCACCGCCGGCCTGGACTCGTTCGCCGTACACACCGAGCAGTACTACTGCCACGTCGACCCGAGCCTGAACGTGCTGGCCACCACCACCTTCGACGGCGCACACGACGAGCCGGACACCGCCGGCGTGGTGATGCCCGTCGTGTGGACACGACACTTCGGCAAGGGCCGCGTCTTCGTGTCGACGCTGGGCCACTCCCCCGCCGACCTGAAGGTCCCACAGATCCAGACCCTCACCGAACGCGGCCTGCTCTGGGCCGCAACCAGCAACTGA
- a CDS encoding alpha/beta hydrolase family protein — protein MSILSLKPVVLPAPGRGDDLQIRVSAPDSGTGLPVIVFAHGFGGAMDWYDPLVDHWAANGFVVVQPTFLDSTTLAVTPADPRYPTIWQTRVDDLTRVIDDLTTILAAVPGLAGRVDHERLAVAGHSWGGQSAGMLLGARVIGDDNDRTDPRVKAGVLLATTGIGGEELAPFAREHFSFMHPDFDALKTPTLVVAGDDDQSALSTRGPDWFTDVYHHSPGAQGLVTVFGGQHLLGGIHAYRAADTTDESPERVELIRRTSTAFLRTALGIDTTAWQTEVSAAPGPIGRIEVK, from the coding sequence ATGTCGATCCTGTCCCTCAAACCTGTCGTGCTGCCCGCCCCCGGCCGCGGCGACGACCTGCAGATCCGGGTCTCCGCACCCGACTCCGGCACCGGGCTGCCGGTGATCGTCTTCGCGCACGGCTTCGGCGGCGCGATGGACTGGTACGACCCGCTCGTCGACCACTGGGCCGCGAACGGCTTCGTCGTCGTCCAGCCCACCTTCCTGGACTCCACGACACTCGCTGTCACCCCGGCCGACCCGCGGTACCCCACCATCTGGCAGACCCGCGTAGACGACCTGACCCGCGTCATCGACGACCTCACCACGATCCTCGCCGCGGTGCCCGGCCTGGCCGGTCGCGTCGACCACGAGCGTCTCGCGGTCGCCGGTCACTCGTGGGGCGGCCAGTCCGCTGGAATGCTGCTCGGCGCCCGCGTCATCGGCGACGACAACGACCGCACCGATCCTCGGGTGAAAGCCGGCGTCCTGCTGGCCACCACCGGAATCGGCGGGGAGGAACTGGCTCCGTTCGCGCGGGAGCACTTCTCGTTCATGCACCCGGACTTCGACGCGCTGAAGACTCCGACCCTGGTCGTCGCCGGTGATGACGACCAGTCGGCGCTCTCGACCCGCGGCCCGGACTGGTTCACCGACGTGTACCACCACAGCCCCGGCGCCCAGGGCCTGGTCACCGTGTTCGGCGGGCAGCATCTGCTCGGCGGCATCCACGCCTACCGGGCCGCCGACACGACCGACGAGAGCCCGGAGCGGGTGGAACTGATCCGCCGGACCTCGACCGCGTTCCTGCGGACGGCTCTCGGCATCGACACCACCGCCTGGCAGACCGAGGTCAGCGCGGCTCCCGGCCCGATCGGCCGGATCGAGGTGAAGTAG
- the mmsB gene encoding multiple monosaccharide ABC transporter permease: MSRWKDLQKNLFGGTTSNARQFGMIFTLVAIIAFFQFRTGGLTLTSGNLIALTQQYAYISILSIGMLMVIVAGHIDLSVGSVAAFTGIVVAKAITEHGVPWPAGIVLGLVVGALIGAWQGFWVAYIGVPAFIVTLAGMLLFRGGNQYIGNADTVPVPEGFRVIGAGYLPEAGPETGYNNLTLLLGLLLCLAVIWREWRSRRVRQQMEGAEPAPLWVSGLRLAVLIGVIVFATFRFAGGRLGTSFPVSGIILAVLVIAYSFYTRNTAGGRHIYAVGGNARAAELSGVKLRRVNFLVMTNMGVLAAVAGMIFVARSTASGPQDGLNWELDAIAAVFIGGAAVSGGLGTVSGSIVGGLVMAVLKNGLQLTGVGSDMDQIIRGLFLLAAVALDVYNKRQGRFSIIGSLTRPFRGSVAAPTAEPAVPSSESEKASTSSSGR, encoded by the coding sequence ATGAGCCGCTGGAAAGACCTACAGAAGAACCTTTTCGGGGGGACCACCTCCAACGCCCGCCAATTCGGCATGATCTTCACGCTCGTGGCGATCATCGCGTTCTTCCAGTTCCGCACCGGCGGGCTGACCCTGACGTCGGGCAACCTGATCGCGCTGACCCAGCAGTACGCCTACATCTCGATCCTGTCGATCGGCATGCTGATGGTGATCGTCGCCGGTCACATCGACCTGTCGGTGGGTTCGGTCGCCGCGTTCACCGGCATCGTGGTGGCCAAGGCGATCACCGAACACGGCGTACCGTGGCCGGCCGGCATCGTGCTCGGTCTGGTCGTGGGCGCGCTGATCGGGGCGTGGCAGGGGTTCTGGGTCGCCTACATCGGAGTGCCGGCGTTCATCGTCACGCTCGCCGGGATGCTGCTGTTTCGGGGCGGCAACCAGTACATCGGCAACGCCGACACGGTGCCGGTCCCGGAGGGTTTCCGGGTGATCGGCGCCGGTTACCTGCCCGAAGCCGGGCCGGAGACCGGTTACAACAACCTGACGCTGCTGCTCGGGCTGTTGCTGTGCCTCGCGGTGATCTGGCGGGAGTGGCGGTCGCGACGGGTGCGCCAGCAGATGGAGGGCGCCGAACCGGCCCCGCTCTGGGTGTCCGGGCTACGGCTGGCCGTGCTCATCGGGGTGATCGTCTTCGCCACCTTCCGGTTCGCCGGCGGGCGGCTGGGCACCAGTTTCCCGGTCTCCGGCATCATCCTGGCCGTCCTGGTCATCGCGTACTCGTTCTACACCCGCAACACCGCCGGCGGCCGGCACATCTACGCGGTCGGCGGCAACGCCCGGGCCGCCGAACTGTCCGGAGTGAAACTGCGCCGGGTCAACTTCCTGGTGATGACGAACATGGGCGTCCTGGCCGCGGTGGCCGGCATGATCTTCGTGGCCCGGTCGACGGCATCCGGCCCGCAGGACGGGCTCAACTGGGAACTCGACGCCATCGCCGCGGTCTTCATCGGCGGGGCGGCGGTCTCCGGCGGTCTCGGCACGGTCAGCGGCTCGATCGTCGGCGGCCTGGTCATGGCCGTACTCAAGAACGGTCTGCAGCTCACCGGCGTCGGATCCGACATGGACCAGATCATCCGCGGGCTTTTCCTGCTCGCCGCCGTCGCGCTGGACGTCTACAACAAGAGACAGGGCCGCTTCTCGATCATCGGATCGTTGACCCGGCCCTTCCGAGGTTCGGTCGCCGCCCCCACGGCAGAACCGGCAGTCCCCAGTTCCGAGAGCGAGAAAGCCAGTACTTCTTCGTCAGGAAGGTGA
- a CDS encoding substrate-binding domain-containing protein: protein MRTKIIAVGVALAMVAGGCGSEREGAGSTDGSSAPAKGFAADSLIGVALPSKTSENWVLAGGLFTAGLQEAGFQGDVQYAGASTTVADQQAQITAMITKGAKVIVIGATDAAQLSTQVAQAKQSGAVIIAYDRLITNTPDVDYYIAFDNFKVGQLQGQALLDGMKAKKATGPWTIELFSGSPDDNNSGVFFNGAMEVLKPAIASGDVVVGSGQTDVKQTATQGWKAENAQSRMDALLTSTYGSKTLDGVLSPNDTLARAIITSVKGAGKPVPVVTGQDSEVESVKSIMLGEQYSTINKDTRKLVTETINMVKTLQTGAEPEVNDTKSYDNGKKVVPAYLLPPVIVTKATAAEAYADDPKLAPLTK, encoded by the coding sequence ATGCGTACCAAAATCATTGCTGTCGGTGTTGCCCTTGCCATGGTGGCCGGTGGCTGTGGATCGGAACGGGAGGGCGCCGGCTCGACCGATGGCTCGAGCGCTCCGGCGAAGGGATTCGCGGCGGATTCGCTGATCGGTGTGGCGCTGCCGTCCAAGACGTCGGAGAACTGGGTGCTCGCCGGTGGGCTCTTCACCGCCGGGCTGCAGGAGGCCGGGTTCCAGGGCGACGTGCAGTACGCCGGCGCGTCCACCACGGTCGCCGACCAGCAGGCCCAGATCACCGCGATGATCACCAAGGGCGCGAAGGTCATCGTGATCGGCGCGACCGACGCGGCGCAGCTGTCCACCCAGGTCGCGCAGGCCAAACAGTCCGGCGCGGTGATCATCGCCTATGACCGGCTCATCACGAACACTCCGGACGTCGACTATTACATCGCGTTCGACAACTTCAAGGTCGGGCAGTTGCAGGGGCAGGCACTGCTGGACGGCATGAAGGCGAAGAAGGCCACCGGGCCGTGGACGATCGAACTGTTCTCCGGTTCGCCGGACGACAACAATTCCGGGGTGTTCTTCAACGGCGCGATGGAGGTACTCAAACCGGCCATCGCCTCCGGTGACGTGGTCGTCGGGTCGGGTCAGACCGACGTCAAGCAGACCGCCACCCAGGGCTGGAAGGCGGAGAACGCGCAGAGCCGGATGGACGCGCTGCTGACCTCCACCTACGGCAGCAAGACCCTGGACGGGGTGCTGTCACCGAACGACACCCTGGCCCGCGCGATCATCACCTCGGTCAAGGGCGCCGGCAAGCCGGTCCCGGTGGTGACCGGCCAGGACTCCGAGGTCGAGTCGGTGAAGTCGATCATGCTGGGTGAGCAGTACTCGACGATCAACAAGGACACCCGAAAGCTGGTCACCGAGACGATCAACATGGTCAAGACGCTGCAGACCGGTGCCGAGCCCGAGGTCAACGACACCAAGTCGTACGACAACGGCAAGAAGGTCGTTCCCGCCTACCTGCTCCCGCCGGTGATCGTCACGAAGGCGACCGCCGCCGAGGCCTACGCCGACGACCCGAAACTGGCCCCGCTGACCAAGTGA
- a CDS encoding S8 family serine peptidase: MTGLTGSAMLLALGAVPAHAKDQNDVESRKRQVTSTGAGTPRPAVTAPGDTVQLVVGFDAGVSAATATRSLGTAGVRAADSAPLAKLGVRTVSVPRSRSAAVTATLRSAPGVTYVEVDSGVRADAVVPNDPRWSDQGELRQITVPDAWSLTTGSAVTVAVVDGGVDAIGDLAGAVLSGRDLVNNDAIANDESGHGTAVASLIAARGNNGAGIAGTCWACKILPVKVLGAAGDGSIAITAAGIVYAADRGAKIINASLGTSQDLAVLRDAVSYAQRKGSLVVASAGNDAVKTRRYPAAYPGVIAVGGTDETSDIFLTFDPWTYEIYGSNYGPDWVDVAAPWCTLAADLATKGYANFCGTSASAPLVAGTIALMKSRHPGATNTALVQSLTATAKATETTGFTQFGEIRAGRAVAGVDTSAPRITGSSPRQSARFRGTLTVQATGVSDSGSGVAYADLYADGRFVGRDTTAPYAVRFNGSKLNRAVALQWRVSDRAGNQARYNRKVIADNRGPALKITKAPRNGAKVRGTVTVTVKATDAAGVARTEVLINGKVVARDTKAPWTFKIKVAKYGKTLTVRVRAVDKVGNVTTTGARTWKR, translated from the coding sequence GTGACCGGACTGACGGGGTCCGCGATGCTGCTGGCACTGGGGGCGGTGCCGGCGCACGCCAAGGATCAGAACGACGTCGAGAGCCGCAAACGGCAGGTCACCTCGACCGGCGCAGGGACGCCCCGGCCGGCGGTGACGGCGCCCGGTGACACGGTTCAGCTCGTCGTCGGTTTCGACGCGGGGGTGAGCGCGGCCACCGCGACCCGCAGCCTCGGCACCGCCGGTGTGCGCGCCGCGGACAGCGCGCCACTGGCGAAGCTGGGTGTGCGCACGGTGAGCGTGCCGCGGTCGCGGAGTGCGGCGGTGACGGCGACGCTGCGGTCGGCGCCGGGCGTCACCTATGTGGAGGTCGACTCCGGGGTGCGGGCCGACGCGGTGGTCCCGAACGACCCGCGCTGGTCGGATCAGGGTGAGTTGCGGCAGATCACCGTGCCGGACGCGTGGAGTCTCACGACCGGTTCGGCGGTGACCGTGGCGGTGGTCGACGGCGGGGTCGACGCGATCGGGGACCTGGCCGGGGCGGTCCTCAGCGGCCGTGACCTGGTGAACAACGACGCGATCGCCAACGACGAGAGTGGTCACGGCACCGCGGTGGCCTCGCTGATCGCGGCTCGGGGCAACAACGGGGCGGGGATCGCCGGGACCTGCTGGGCCTGCAAGATCCTGCCGGTGAAGGTGCTCGGTGCGGCGGGTGACGGCAGTATCGCCATCACCGCGGCGGGCATCGTGTACGCCGCCGATCGTGGGGCGAAGATCATCAACGCGTCGCTGGGCACTTCGCAGGACCTGGCGGTGCTCCGTGACGCGGTGTCGTACGCCCAGCGCAAGGGTTCCCTGGTGGTGGCGTCGGCGGGCAACGACGCGGTGAAGACGCGGCGTTACCCGGCGGCCTACCCGGGGGTGATCGCGGTCGGTGGTACCGACGAGACGAGTGACATCTTCCTGACGTTCGACCCGTGGACCTACGAGATCTACGGATCGAACTACGGGCCGGACTGGGTGGACGTCGCCGCGCCGTGGTGCACGCTCGCCGCTGACCTGGCGACCAAGGGCTACGCGAACTTCTGCGGCACCTCGGCGTCGGCACCGTTGGTGGCCGGGACGATCGCGCTGATGAAGTCCAGGCATCCCGGTGCGACCAACACGGCGCTGGTGCAGAGCCTGACGGCGACCGCCAAGGCCACCGAGACCACGGGTTTCACCCAGTTCGGTGAGATCCGCGCGGGCCGGGCGGTGGCCGGTGTGGACACGAGCGCACCGCGGATCACCGGATCGAGCCCGCGCCAGTCGGCCCGGTTCCGGGGCACGCTCACCGTGCAGGCGACCGGGGTCTCCGACTCCGGTTCCGGGGTGGCCTACGCCGACCTGTACGCCGACGGCCGTTTCGTCGGCCGGGACACCACCGCGCCGTACGCGGTGCGGTTCAACGGCAGCAAGCTCAACCGCGCGGTCGCCCTGCAGTGGCGGGTGTCGGACCGGGCCGGCAACCAGGCCCGTTACAACCGCAAGGTGATCGCCGACAACCGCGGTCCGGCTCTGAAGATCACCAAGGCCCCGCGCAACGGTGCGAAGGTGCGGGGCACGGTCACCGTCACGGTCAAGGCCACCGATGCGGCAGGTGTCGCCCGCACCGAGGTCCTGATCAACGGCAAGGTCGTGGCGCGGGACACCAAAGCCCCGTGGACCTTCAAGATCAAGGTCGCTAAATACGGCAAGACGTTGACCGTGCGGGTCCGCGCGGTGGACAAGGTCGGCAACGTCACCACCACCGGCGCCCGTACCTGGAAACGCTGA
- a CDS encoding TetR/AcrR family transcriptional regulator, with protein MITVRRPQRADARRNFDALLIAARAAFAEHGADTSLEEIAKQAGVGIGTLYRNFPTRQDLIEAVYVEEVNQLAEAATALAGQPPWPALRAWLERFVAYAATKRALIDLLNRDSQMFGSCRAVMYSAGQPLFDRAQQAGEIRPEAAFDDVLRMVAGLTSAAFVDDGQRARVLNFALDGLRPRT; from the coding sequence ATGATCACAGTGCGACGCCCGCAACGCGCCGACGCCCGGCGCAACTTCGACGCGCTCCTGATCGCCGCTCGCGCCGCCTTCGCCGAACACGGCGCCGACACCTCCCTCGAGGAGATCGCCAAACAGGCCGGCGTCGGCATCGGCACCCTCTACCGCAACTTCCCGACCAGGCAGGACCTGATCGAGGCGGTTTACGTGGAGGAGGTCAACCAGCTCGCCGAGGCCGCCACGGCCCTGGCCGGTCAGCCCCCGTGGCCGGCGTTGCGGGCCTGGCTGGAGCGTTTCGTGGCGTACGCGGCGACCAAACGCGCCCTGATCGACCTGCTCAATCGCGACTCGCAGATGTTCGGTTCCTGCCGCGCGGTGATGTATTCCGCGGGCCAGCCCCTGTTCGACCGCGCGCAGCAGGCCGGCGAGATCCGCCCGGAGGCCGCCTTCGACGACGTCCTGCGGATGGTCGCCGGCCTGACCTCAGCCGCCTTCGTCGACGACGGCCAGCGCGCCCGGGTGCTGAACTTCGCCCTCGACGGCCTCCGGCCCCGCACCTGA
- a CDS encoding TetR/AcrR family transcriptional regulator encodes MTTDSGSTTPKRRSDVARNERALLDAAAEVFATSGVDATVREVAAAAGVGIGTLYRHFPTRADLMVAVYRHQIDACADAGPALLATAPSPFAALLDWVHLFVDFLGTKHGLAKVRQGDDAGYAALHQLFLDRLVPVLKDLLDAAGESGEVVADIRPYELIRAVGDLVAWNVRDPDYDVRRIVTLLVTGLRQDQPAWKPAGDRP; translated from the coding sequence GTGACGACGGATTCAGGCAGTACGACACCGAAGCGGCGCTCGGACGTCGCGCGCAACGAGCGCGCGCTGCTCGACGCGGCGGCCGAGGTGTTCGCGACCTCCGGCGTCGACGCCACGGTCCGCGAGGTGGCCGCGGCTGCCGGTGTGGGCATCGGCACGCTCTACCGGCACTTCCCGACCCGGGCGGACCTGATGGTGGCGGTCTACCGGCACCAGATCGACGCGTGCGCCGACGCCGGCCCGGCTCTGCTCGCGACGGCGCCGTCACCGTTCGCCGCACTGCTCGACTGGGTGCACCTGTTCGTCGACTTCCTCGGCACCAAACACGGCCTGGCCAAGGTGCGCCAGGGCGACGACGCCGGGTACGCGGCGCTGCACCAGCTCTTCCTCGACCGCCTCGTCCCGGTGCTGAAGGATCTGCTCGACGCGGCCGGCGAGTCCGGCGAGGTGGTCGCCGACATCCGGCCGTACGAGCTGATCCGCGCCGTCGGCGACCTCGTCGCGTGGAACGTGCGGGACCCGGACTACGACGTCCGGCGGATCGTCACCCTGCTGGTCACCGGCCTGCGCCAGGATCAGCCGGCGTGGAAACCGGCCGGAGACAGGCCGTAG